Below is a genomic region from Desulfobacter sp..
CAGCACAGTGTTAAAGAACTTCGAAGCATCGGGATCCAGCCGGATCTTCTCTTGTGCCGGACTGAAAGTTATCTCTCCCAGGACATAAAGGACAAGATTGCCCTGTTTTGCAATGTCGGGGCTGATGCCGTGTTCACGGCCAAGGATGTGGACTGCATCTATGATGTGCCCCTGGTCTATAACAAAGAAGGCTTAGGGGACATGATCTTAAAGAAGCTCAATATCTGGGCCAGGGCCCCGAGACTTGATGAATGGCGGGAAATGGTGGAACGGCTGCGGCATCCCAGAGCCAATGTGAACATTGCCATTGTGGGTAAATATGTGGATCTTACAGAAAGCTATAAGAGCCTTAACGAGGCCCTGACCCACGGTGGTATTTCCAATGATACCAAGGTGAACTTCCAGTTTGTGGATTCCACCACTTTGAACAATGAAAATGTTCAAGAGATTTTGTCCCAGAGCGATGGCGTGCTTGTGCCCGGCGGGTTTGGGTCAAGAGGGATAGAAGGCAAGATCCTGGCAGCCCAGTATGCCAGGGAAAACAAGGTGCCTTTTTTCGGGATCTGTTTGGGCATGCAGATGGCCGTGATCGAGGTGGCAAGAAATCTTGCCGACATGGAAGATGCCAATAGTGAGGAGTTTGATCCCTATACCCCGTTCCCGGTGATCTATCTCATGAAAGAGTGGGTTGACGAGCAGACAGGGCAAGTGGAACAAAGGGACGAAAGTTCGGACAAGGGCGGCACCATGCGGCTGGGAGCCTATCCCTGCCGGCTGGTGGAAGAGACCTTTGCCATGAATGCCTATAAAACCCAAGATATTTCAGAACGCCACAGACATCGGTTTGAGTTTAACAATGAGTATAAGGAGCGTCTGGTCAAAGCCGGCCTGGTTATCTCCGGAGCCTCTCCGGACCATGATCTTGTGGAAATTGTCGAACTTGCGGATCATCCCTGGTATGTGGGATGTCAGTTCCATCCGGAATTTAAATCCAAACCCATGACACCCCATCCCCTGTTCCGGGAATTTATCCGGGCATCCTTAAAAAACAGGAAATAGGGCGTTTTTATGGGGGTGTTGTCTTGTCCTGACAAAATCCGGGTTGAACGGGTCCGGTTTGAGGGCAGAATAAAAGAGCATATCAAGGGGATCCGCCATGCGGTGTTTACCTGTGAACAGCAGGTGGATCCTGCCCTGGATCTGGACGGTCAGGATTTAACGGCGGTTCATGCTCTGGTCATGGCAGACCCAACCCCTGTGGCCACAGGACGTATGCTTGATGATGGTCATATCGGGCGGGTGGCGGTACTCAAACCGTATCGGGGAATCGGGGCCGGTCAGATGATTGTCAACGCGCTTGTGGGCCAAGCCCTGGAAAACAAAATGCCCAGGGTTTTTCTGGGCGCACAGATCCATGCGGTTTCCTTTTACGAGCGATTGGGGTTTGCCGAATATGGTTATCCCTATGAAGAGGCTGGGATATCCCATATCCACATGGAAAAGATTCTTTTGACCAATAAAGGGACAAATTGTGGAAACCCCTGTTATAATTTCCAGTCCGGGCATCCGGCTTGAAGGCCGGCTGAGACTTAACCCGGCAACTTCAAAAGGCGTGGTGATCACCCATCCCCATCCCTTGTACGGCGGCAACATGGATAGGGGCGCATTCCCATTTTCCCGGTTTTAAAAAGGCCTGTCTTTTAGAGCAAAAAGAATGATATCCTCTGTTACGCTGAAATGAACATAAATGGATTGTGCTAATGAAGAAAGCTGAAGATTGTAATACTGTTGATGAAGTCCTTGCATGCCTCAAAGAACTGGAAGAAGATCCAAATCGCTTGGTTCGTAACGCTAACGAATTAGAACAGATGGAGCAGGAAATCCTTGAGTATACAAATCGGATAAGCGCCTTTTTTTTAAAAAAAAGATCCAGGCCTCAGTAGATTCCTCTGAACAGGTCGACCAAGAAAAAGAATTGATGTCCAATTGGCCGGGACGGATGAAAAGCGAAGGGCTTGAGACCGTTTGGATTCAGCTTTGTACAGATAGTTCGGTTGATATTCATGTTCGATACTATCGAAGGTCCTGTGACCGCCGAAAAGGAAAAAGATATAAAGGTGCATACGCTGGCTTAATCCTTCTTGGAATCCATGATCGCTGCTCGCCTGCTTTGGCTTCTATGGTGAGTTCTTGGTCAGCCTTATTAAGTTCTTTTGAAGAAGTCCGTCAAGTGCTTTGTGACCGTGGGATGACGTTGGGTATAAAGGTCATCCGTAAACTGACCTATCGGTACGCATAGCGGGCTCGAGCCGAACAACAAGCGGGCCGAATCCCATTAAATGATAGAGATTTACTTGAAGGGCGGCGAGTCGTTATCAGCACTGATGGTGGCCGCACTCGGCTCAGAGAGAAGAAAAGGGGACCAAAAACCCAAAAGGATAGAACCCGATTTCGTGGGGCATGGCGAGAACCCAAGCTTTTGATCATTTATGTAGTGGACGCCCATGGAAAACAAGAAAAAAGCTTTTCACCATTTATTGATGGCTGTTTCAATGGACCGGATGGTGTATTCCACTTGTTAAAGGGTTATTTGAACTCCCTTCATATTCAGAACTCAGACAAAATACTGTTTGTTGCAGATGGGGCACATTGGATTTGGAATCGAATCCCCGGACTGCTAAAAGCATTGGGTTTGGCTCCTGAGCGTGTGTATGAACTTCTCGATTTCTACCATGCAGTTGAGCATCTGGGTACAGTAGCAGGCTTAAGGAAGACCTGGTCATCCAAGGAACGCAAACGCTGGGTATCGAAGCAGCGAGGTCTTCTGCTGAAGGGAAAGGCGATTGAGGTGGTACAGGCCGTCCAGAAGCTTTGTAGAGGCAGAAACAGTAAGGCTATCAAGACGGAACGGGATTATTTTGTGCGCAATGAACTGAGGCTTAATTTCTCAACTGTAAAAGCGTTGAACTTACCTATTGGCAGCGGTGCTATTGAAAGTTCGATTCGGAGAGTCGTGAATTTACGTCTTAAAGGTCCATGCATCTTTTGGTATCGGGAGAATGCAGAAAAAATGATTATGCTGCGATCATTTTATAAAGCAGGGCGTTGGAACTGCCTGAAGCAGATGGCAAACATGCACAATCCAGTGCCAGCGGTATAACCGGGAAAATGGGAATGCGCCCACCTATAAATAGCCTTGTAAATAAAGGGCACCGCTAATGATCAGAATTTTTAGATTAAGTTCAAAGCCCAGCTTAAAGGCCAGAACCTGGCAGGGGGATATGTTTATGATTCCAGGCAAAAAAAAGGTTTCACAACCTTTAAAGGCTTGAACCGTTAAGGAAAAATTTTCAGTAGTGTCCGGTTAGGTTGTTGCATATAAAAAGCATCTAAAATCATTGAAAAAACAGTCTGTTTTGTGTTGACAAATGTGCGTAAAAATTTTTGTGCGCCTTGAAAATTTAACTCAAGGAGCTCAAATGACGCACATCTCAGTCCCTAAAAAACAACTACGGTCCCTGAACTTTGACAATTTCAGGTGCCCTCTGATAAAGTCACTTTCAAAAGCACCGGAATTACAATCTCGAGGAGACCGCCCTTTAAAAATGACATTCGAAGACCAGATAAATGCTTTGGTTTATTTCCATCTTCAGGAGCACAAGTCTGCCCGACATTTAATTCAGGATCTCAAGGAGAATGTTTTTGCTAAAGAAAATATTGCGCCAGACGGTGGTATCAGCCGTAGTAGTTTCTGTGAAGCCATCAATCACAGGGGACTCGAACAACTGCAATTTATCTTTGAGGATCTTTATAAACAGGCTCTTGAGTGTCATCCGGGTGAACACGCCGAGTTAGGAGAGTTGGTTTCCATTGACGGTAGTCTCATAAATGCAGTCCTTTCAATGCACTGGGCGAACTACAGAAAAGGAAGTAAAAAAGCCAAAGTACATTGCGGATTTGACATTAATCACGGAATCCCAAACAAAATCTTTTTGACTGAAGGCAACGGCGCTGAACGCACTTTTGTTCCCAAAATACTTTCCAAGGGGCAAACAGGTGTTATGGATCGTGGATATCAATCCCATAAAGAATTTGACCTGCTTCAGGAGCAAGGCAAACATTTTGTCTGCCGTATAAAAACCAGGACAACAAGAACAATTATTGATAACCACGAGACCCCTTCCGACAGCTACATTTTTTATGATGCACTGGTTAAACTTGGTACTCCGAATCAAAACCAGACGAAAAGGCCTGTTCGGGTTGTTGGCTATAAAATTGCTGGCGTCAAATACTATGTGGCAACTGACAGGCATGATTTAACAGCGGAACAAATAGCAACAATTTATAAACTCCGGTGGACCATTGAGGATTTTTTCAAATGGTGGAAAGAACATCTGAAGGTATATCATCTCATTGCCCGCAGTGAATACGGCCTTATGGTTCAGATTCTTGGCGGCCTTATCACTTACCTGTTACTGGCAATCCATTGCCAAAAACAGTTTAATGAAAAGGTCACGATCAAAAGAGTTCGGCAGCTGCGAACCGCCATTCTAAATGACCTGTTTGGCTGCGAGGAGCAGGGCTCTCATAGTTCAAACAGGGACAATATTGTCAAAGATCAAAAAATTATTGAGCAAGCAAAAACCTAACCGGACATCACTGAAAAATTTTATAAAATAAGGAAACCTTATGAACAAAACCGCACTCATTACGGGGGCCTCTACAGGTATTGGATATGAGCTGAGTAAAATTTTTTCAAAGAACGGATATAACCTTGTCCTGGTTGCAAGGTCCCAAGATCGACTGGAAAAACTTGCATCTAAGATAGGTCGGCAAAACAAGGTACAGGTGGACATTATTGTTAAAGATTTATCCCAAGCCGATGCGGCCAAAGAAGTTTATGATCAAATTCAAAAGGGCAATATAAAAATTGATGTGCTTGTGAACAATGCCGGCATCGGCATTGGCGGCAAATTTTCAGAGACCCCTTTAGAGCAGGAGTTGAATCTTATTGCACTCAACATTACCTCTTTGGCCTATTTATGCAAACGGTTTGCCGGGGATATGGTGAAAAACGGCCAGGGGAAAATTTTAAATGTTGCCTCCACCGAAGCATTTCAGCCAGGACCCTATATGAGTAATTATTATGCGTCTAAAGCCTATGTGATCATGCTGTCCGAAGGCCTGAACCTGGAGCTGAAAAAAGATGGGATAACGGTGACGGCATTATGCCCCGGCCCCACAAAAACAAATTTTTTCAACCGGGCAGATATCAAAGGGTCTTATCTGGCAAACAGTCCGCATATGATGAGCCCTAAAACAGTGGCTGAACTAGGATTTGCAGGATTAATGAAGGGTAAGACCATTGTCATTCCGGGACTTATAAATAAACTGCTTGCCTTTTCAGTGCGATTGACCCCCCGCTGTCTTATTTCATATATTACAGGATATCTAAATAAACGATAATTTGCAGGTGTTTTCCCTTGCTTGGAGCATAAAGGACGATTTTTTAGGTTTCGGAGATAAAAAAGATAAGATAGATAAAAAGTCAGAAAAAAAATTTTAACCTGTAAAATCCACACGGGCAGGCCGTGATTTTGAAATGAGGGTGAAAATGAAGGCGTCTGAGGATTCCCCGCTTGAACCATTTGGTCAAGCCCTTCTTGCCTACTGGCAAGGTAATACATCTGCAGAACTTATACATGAGTTCAAAACCGGCCAAAAGAAGTCGTTGCCGGTTTCTGTGTTTTTCCGTTCCCATGGACAATTTTTACCAACGGATAATGCTTTTGAGAACTGCCGGGGTCAAATTTTGGTTGTTGGCGCAGGAACAGGGGTTCACGTTCTTGAACTTGAAAAGCGAGGCTATGAGGTGACGGCCATCGATATCTGTCCTCAAGCTGTATATATCATGAAAGAACTTGGAATCAAGAGGGCCAGACAGCTGGACTTTTTTCAATTTAAGGGTGAACGCTTTGATACCATTTTTATGCTGGGGCATAACATTGGCATGTGCAAAACCCTAAAGGGGATCAAAGGATTACTCCACAGGTGTGAAAGAATTCTTCGTCCCAACGGCCAATTGCTGGTCAATTCTGTCAAAGAGCCTGGATCCGCAAATTGTTCAAGCCCAAAAGGGTATCCAGGAGAATTGGAGTTTCGCCTTTCCCATGAAGGGAAGGCCGGTCCCTGGATGCGCTGGCTCCACTTAGATTTTGAAACATTGACTGCCCATGCTTTAAAATGTGGCTGGTCCACAGAAAAGCTTGTCAGCACAGAAGAGGGAGGCTTTTTAGCAAGGATGAAACCTGGTGTTTAATTTATGCCTTATAAAAAAATTAGGAGTAGAGGCTTGGGCAGAGAAGAAAGCCAAAGCTTTCAAAGAAACTTACTTCAATGTAAATTGGAGTTTATAGAGCATAAATTTACCTTTGAATACTGGAGAAATACACGTGAATAAAAAATATTTTCTGCCTATTTTTGCTCTATTCCAAATTTTATTGATGACGGTTTATGCCCAAGAGGTGTCAAAACCCGGTCTGCAGGAATTGAAAGAACAGGCAGATGCGGTTCTGAATCAATCTAATGTTTCTGCACGAAGGGATATTGATCTTGTCTTTAAATTCGCAGACAGACTTCTTGAACTTAAAGAATACGATGCTGCAAAAAAATATTTAAACAAGGGCCTTGAGCATAATCCCTGGGATTTAGATCATCAGATGGTTTACGCCAGCCTGTTAAAAGAAAAAGGAATGAAAACAGCGTGCACAGAAAAAGCAAACCTTGTCTTAACCTATGCTGAAAGAGACGCTTTAATAGACAAGGCCAGGCAGATTTTAGATCTTCCCCCGTCCTCTGATTTTCAGGCGATCCAACATATTGGAGGCACAAATCACTGCATTGTTTTAGTTCCACTTCAAAATTGTGATAATTGGCTGATATTAAAGCTGCAGGCAGATATTTCACAAATCCTTGACATTCCAGTTTACATTCAAACGATAAACGCGGAGTATCCCGCACCAAGCCGTGATTTACGCGGACAAATTTTAAATCGGATAAGAAGAAAAATTATCAAAGAAGAAAATAAAGATCCTCAAATTACCTTTGCCATGAATCAGCTTAACTTAAATATGGCCGATTTAAACCATGATGAAAATTATAGTTCACTTGATGGTCCCTCTGCTTCAAGCAAATGGGAGACCTGCTGTTGAACAATTTAAATCAACACTCAAAGATGCCGTGGGCAAAAAACCTCAATGGAATGCAGGAGAACTGCATTCTGTTTTGTATAAATCAGTTGTGTTTTATAAACGAAAGAATGTTGCATATCTTGGGATAACCTCTGAGGATATATACGCAAAAGATTATAATTTTCTGTTTGGGTGGGCCAACACCCGGGGGGGTGTTATGTCTTATCATCGCTTTCGTGCAAAATTTAACGATGAGCCGCCCAACCAGAGTCGTCTGTTAAAAAGAGCAAAAATGCAAGCACTCTCTTCAATCGGACATATTTTTGGCATTAAGCGTTGTACCAACCCTATATGTGCCAGGGCATATCCTCATAATCTGTCAGAGCACGACGCCAAAGAAGGGGCTTTGTGCACCCAGTGCGCTGAAGGGTTTATAAGAAAATTTAAACAAATACATTGAAAAAGGCAGGACAAAGGGGGGAACGGTTTTGCTTGCCTTGTGTCTGCCTGTACAAACATCTTATAAAAATTGTTCTGGCAAAATCAAAACGATCTGAAATTCAACCCAATAAAGTGATTCATGGGTATGGGGTTGACGGATATTTTATTGGTAAAAATATTTATAAAGAGTGTGTGTCAAATGATGTGAAAATAATAAAGCATCTGCAAATGACTGATAGTGGAAAATTTGAATTTGTGTTTGAAAATATTGATCGAAGAAGGATTTGTATTGGAATTAAAGCCGGTTAAAATCCATCCTGGCTGGGTACCTGCTAAAGTCCCTTAACAGCATGATCCGTGTGACAGCATTTGTGAGTGGAAGGAAAAAAATGAAAGAGTATTTCAAAGGACACGGGGTATTCAGTTTTAACGAGCTGATAACAACTGATTTGATTTTGGCAAAGAAATTTTACGGTGAGTTGTTTGGCTGGTCCTTTACCCAAACAAAGACAATATACGGCAATCCCTATTTGGCAGTGCACAGAAAAGGAATCATGATCGGGGGGATGATGCTCAAAGATGGGAATGTTCCCCATGAGGTTGTGCCCTGCTGGGATCCATATATCACGGTTGACGATGTTGACGCATCCGTCAAAAGGGTAGAGGCGTTAGGAGGGAAAGTTATCCTTTCTCCCACAAATATCCCAAACGTCGGACGTTTTTGTGTGATAAGGGATCCCCAGGGAATCAGCCTGAATCTCATAACCTATGGAGAGAATAAATGAAGCCAAGAATCAGCATGATCACTCTGGGAGTTCGCAATCTTGCGGCAGCGGTTGAGTTTTACGAGAAGGGACTTTGCTTTCCCCGAATGGCGTCTCCTCCGGAAGTTGCTTTTTTTACATTGAATGGGACCTGGCTGGGATTATACGGGCGAACTGCATTGGCGGAAGATGCTGCCGTCTCTCCCCAAGGTGAGGGGTTTGAATCTTTTACACTGGCCCATAATCTAAGCTCGGCACAAGAGGTTGATGAGGTCATATCCCAAGCGATAGAAGCCGGAGCAACCCTGGTCAAGAAGCCGCAGAAGGCCTTTTGGGGCGGTTATCACGGGTATTTTAAGGACCTTGATGGCCATCTTTGGGAGGTGGCCCGCAACCCGTTATTCTGGGTTGGTCCTGAAGATGAAAAAGCATAAGGATCAACTAAAACCTGGAAAGGCTCACTTTTTTATCCAATCTCCCTTTTTT
It encodes:
- a CDS encoding SDR family oxidoreductase, which codes for MNKTALITGASTGIGYELSKIFSKNGYNLVLVARSQDRLEKLASKIGRQNKVQVDIIVKDLSQADAAKEVYDQIQKGNIKIDVLVNNAGIGIGGKFSETPLEQELNLIALNITSLAYLCKRFAGDMVKNGQGKILNVASTEAFQPGPYMSNYYASKAYVIMLSEGLNLELKKDGITVTALCPGPTKTNFFNRADIKGSYLANSPHMMSPKTVAELGFAGLMKGKTIVIPGLINKLLAFSVRLTPRCLISYITGYLNKR
- a CDS encoding VOC family protein, producing the protein MKEYFKGHGVFSFNELITTDLILAKKFYGELFGWSFTQTKTIYGNPYLAVHRKGIMIGGMMLKDGNVPHEVVPCWDPYITVDDVDASVKRVEALGGKVILSPTNIPNVGRFCVIRDPQGISLNLITYGENK
- a CDS encoding GNAT family N-acetyltransferase, coding for MGVLSCPDKIRVERVRFEGRIKEHIKGIRHAVFTCEQQVDPALDLDGQDLTAVHALVMADPTPVATGRMLDDGHIGRVAVLKPYRGIGAGQMIVNALVGQALENKMPRVFLGAQIHAVSFYERLGFAEYGYPYEEAGISHIHMEKILLTNKGTNCGNPCYNFQSGHPA
- a CDS encoding IS4 family transposase produces the protein MTHISVPKKQLRSLNFDNFRCPLIKSLSKAPELQSRGDRPLKMTFEDQINALVYFHLQEHKSARHLIQDLKENVFAKENIAPDGGISRSSFCEAINHRGLEQLQFIFEDLYKQALECHPGEHAELGELVSIDGSLINAVLSMHWANYRKGSKKAKVHCGFDINHGIPNKIFLTEGNGAERTFVPKILSKGQTGVMDRGYQSHKEFDLLQEQGKHFVCRIKTRTTRTIIDNHETPSDSYIFYDALVKLGTPNQNQTKRPVRVVGYKIAGVKYYVATDRHDLTAEQIATIYKLRWTIEDFFKWWKEHLKVYHLIARSEYGLMVQILGGLITYLLLAIHCQKQFNEKVTIKRVRQLRTAILNDLFGCEEQGSHSSNRDNIVKDQKIIEQAKT
- a CDS encoding class I SAM-dependent methyltransferase → MKASEDSPLEPFGQALLAYWQGNTSAELIHEFKTGQKKSLPVSVFFRSHGQFLPTDNAFENCRGQILVVGAGTGVHVLELEKRGYEVTAIDICPQAVYIMKELGIKRARQLDFFQFKGERFDTIFMLGHNIGMCKTLKGIKGLLHRCERILRPNGQLLVNSVKEPGSANCSSPKGYPGELEFRLSHEGKAGPWMRWLHLDFETLTAHALKCGWSTEKLVSTEEGGFLARMKPGV
- a CDS encoding VOC family protein; its protein translation is MKPRISMITLGVRNLAAAVEFYEKGLCFPRMASPPEVAFFTLNGTWLGLYGRTALAEDAAVSPQGEGFESFTLAHNLSSAQEVDEVISQAIEAGATLVKKPQKAFWGGYHGYFKDLDGHLWEVARNPLFWVGPEDEKA
- a CDS encoding CTP synthase; this encodes MAENTKYIFVTGGVLSSLGKGLASAAIGMLLESRGLSVTIQKLDPYINVDPGTMNPFQHGEVFVTDDGAETDLDLGHYERFTNARLGKNNNFTTGKIYDQVITKERRGEYLGGTVQVIPHITDEIKQAITLVSNATDVVIVEIGGTIGDIESLPFLEAIRQFRADAGPSNVIYIHLTLVPYIKTACEVKTKPTQHSVKELRSIGIQPDLLLCRTESYLSQDIKDKIALFCNVGADAVFTAKDVDCIYDVPLVYNKEGLGDMILKKLNIWARAPRLDEWREMVERLRHPRANVNIAIVGKYVDLTESYKSLNEALTHGGISNDTKVNFQFVDSTTLNNENVQEILSQSDGVLVPGGFGSRGIEGKILAAQYARENKVPFFGICLGMQMAVIEVARNLADMEDANSEEFDPYTPFPVIYLMKEWVDEQTGQVEQRDESSDKGGTMRLGAYPCRLVEETFAMNAYKTQDISERHRHRFEFNNEYKERLVKAGLVISGASPDHDLVEIVELADHPWYVGCQFHPEFKSKPMTPHPLFREFIRASLKNRK